The proteins below are encoded in one region of Penicillium psychrofluorescens genome assembly, chromosome: 4:
- a CDS encoding uncharacterized protein (ID:PFLUO_006632-T1.cds;~source:funannotate), producing the protein MAQDFTSTTHNDTYPTIAESNHVGRAVLITGASQGIGRATAISFAKAGAATIIIAARSNLDKVEEEIRSAARENSPVILKLQLDVTSELSVADAAKLINEKVGSLDILVNNAGYLENWAPVAESDPAEWWRSWEVNVRGTHLVTRAFLPLLSRGNQKTIVNTSSAGAHRVRPGASAYQTAKFAVLRFTEFVSTEYASQGIIAFSVHPGGVPTSLALNMPDEMHAVLVDTPELAGDSISWLTQDRKEWLGGRYISVNWDLPELVSRRDEIVEGDKLKMRMVV; encoded by the coding sequence ATGGCTCAAGATTTCACCTCTACAACTCATAATGATACATACCCCACCATTGCCGAGTCTAACCACGTCGGCCGAGCAGTTTTGATTACTGGTGCTTCCCAAGGAATCGGACGCGCAACAGCGATTTCCTTCGCTAAAGCCGGAGCTgcaaccatcatcattgCGGCAAGAAGCAATCTCGACaaagtggaagaggagattCGTTCAGCCGCTCGCGAAAACTCTCCAGTTATCCTCAAGTTGCAACTCGATGTCACATCTGAGCTCAGCGTGGCTGACGCAGCGAAGCTTATAAACGAGAAAGTAGGAAGTCTGGATATTCTAGTCAATAATGCCGGGTATCTCGAAAATTGGGCGCCCGTGGCCGAGTCTGACCCAGCCGAATGGTGGCGGAGCTGGGAGGTCAATGTTCGCGGGACTCATCTAGTGACTCGCGCTTTTCTCCCACTTCTTTCCCGGGGCAATCAGAAGACTATCGTCAACACCAGCTCTGCGGGTGCACATCGTGTCCGCCCGGGAGCATCCGCATACCAGACCGCCAAGTTCGCCGTCTTGCGTTTCACTGAATTTGTGAGCACCGAATATGCTTCTCAGGGCATCATTGCATTCTCCGTCCATCCAGGAGGTGTGCCGACGAGTCTTGCCCTGAATATGCCCGATGAGATGCATGCTGTACTAGTAGACACGCCCGAACTAGCTGGTGACTCGATTAGCTGGTTGACGCAGGACCGAAAAGAATGGCTGGGTGGCAGATACATCAGTGTGAACTGGGACCTACCCGAGCTCGTGTCTAGGAGGGATGAGATCGTTGAGGGCGATAAGTTGAAGATGCGAATGGTCGTTTGA
- a CDS encoding uncharacterized protein (ID:PFLUO_006633-T1.cds;~source:funannotate) yields the protein MVNLTGLPAGSWVVVTGANGFIGSHVVNTLLQLGYRVRGTVRTPKPWLDALFETKFGHGVFESYILPDLDDNELLDKCLDGTSGVVHVASDVSFSNDPNAVIPWVVRAVENVLEAASRHSSIKRFVLTSSSSAALIPVANQKGVRVDEGTWNEDAVKAAFDPSTNATDKAYAIYAASKTLGEQTAWKWIEEHNPQFIFNTVLPNFNTGEILHENISGSTMGWIRGLFKGNKSLFDFYSPQYYVDVVDDARLHAIALLAPDVKSQRIFAFAGPLNITDIISTLREIRPDYKFDDPPADEGQDLTEVVLAGKAERLLQEFFGQKGWTPYKQSIADGIRDL from the exons ATGGTGAATCTAACCGGTCTTCCCGCGGGATCATGGGTCGTTGTCACGGGAGCGAATGGTTTCATCGGCTCCCATGTTGTCAACACCTTACTTCAACTTGGATATCGAGTTCGAGGAACGGTTCGCACACCAAAGCCGTGGCTTGATGCCTTGTTTGAAACCAAGTTTGGCCATGGCGTCTTCGAATCCTACATTCTTCCTGATCTCGATGACAATGAGCTGCTGGATAAATGCTTGGATGGCACATCAGGGGTAGTTCACGTG GCTTCTGATGTCTCGTTCAGTAATGACCCGAATGCCGTCATTCCTTGGGTTGTGCGAGCAGTCGAAAACGTCCTGGAGGCTGCATCTAGACATTCTTCCATTAAAAGATTTGTCTTGacgtcttcatcttctgcggcTCTAATTCCTGTTGCAAACCAAAAAGGAGTTCGAGTTGATGAAG GTACCTGGAATGAAGACGCCGTGAAAGCTGCATTTGATCCAAGCACAAACGCTACCGATAAAGCATACGCTATATATGCAGCTTCCAAGACACTTGGTGAACAGACGGCTTGGAAGTGGATTGAAGAACACAACCCTCAATTCATTTTCAATACGGTCCTACCCAACTTCAAC ACGGGCGAAATTCTTCACGAGAATATTAGCGGTTCGACTATGGGATGGATTCGAGGACTTTTCAAGGGCAACAAATCATTGTTTGATTTTTACTCACCTC AATACTACGTTGATGTTGTCGACGACGCCCGCCTTCACGCTATTGCTCTGCTTGCGCCCGATGTCAAATCGCAGCGTATATTTGCGTTTGCGGGTCCGCTGAACATTACTGACATTATCTCGACTCTTCGAGAAATTCGGCCTGACTATAAGTTCGATGATCCACCAGCAGACGAGGGCCAAGATCTCACTGAAGTGGTACTGGCGGGCAAAGCCGAGAGGCTTCTGCAGGAATTCTTTGGTCAGAAGGGATGGACTCCTTACAAACAAAGCATTGCCGATGGCATTCGTGATCTATAG
- a CDS encoding uncharacterized protein (ID:PFLUO_006634-T1.cds;~source:funannotate), producing MAGKTESATYTHGHHPSVLRSHSWRTAKNSVGFLLPHLKPDMKILDIGCGPGTITVDLASYVPQGHITGLERVGSILTQARKNAQEKGVTNIDFLEGDANGLSYEDNTFDVVFCHQVLQHVGDPVGMLKEMSRVAKPGGIVAAREADYGAFVWYPELPGLTEWQNLYDAAARRNGGEPNAGRMLHVWARKAGFRDVNCSCTMWCYASKEDVAWWSESWFERSVASSFATTATEHKLAKKEDLDRIANTWKEWGQDEDAWISIPSAEILCYKE from the coding sequence ATGGCGGGCAAAACAGAGTCAGCAACTTACACCCATGGCCACCACCCCTCAGTCCTGCGCTCGCATAGCTGGCGCACCGCAAAGAACTCAGTCGGTTTCCTGCTACCACACCTCAAACCAGACATGAAGATCCTGGACATCGGCTGCGGGCCCGGCACGATCACCGTCGATTTGGCATCCTATGTGCCCCAGGGCCACATCACCGGCCTTGAGCGGGTCGGCTCAATCCTGACACAGGCCCGCAAGAATGCACAAGAAAAGGGTGTCACCAACATCGACTTTCTTGAAGGCGACGCGAACGGGCTGTCCTATGAGGATAATACCTTCGACGTAGTATTTTGCCATCAGGTTCTGCAGCACGTCGGTGATCCGGTCGGCATGCTGAAGGAAATGAGTCGAGTTGCAAAGCCTGGCGGCATCGTTGCTGCACGGGAGGCTGATTATGGTGCTTTTGTATGGTATCCTGAGCTCCCAGGGCTGACGGAATGGCAGAATTTGTATGATGCCGCTGCGCGACGGAACGGTGGTGAGCCGAATGCTGGCCGGATGCTGCACGTTTGGGCGCGGAAGGCTGGTTTCCGCGATGTGAATTGCAGCTGCACCATGTGGTGCTACGCCTCGAAGGAGGATGTTGCTTGGTGGAGTGAGTCGTGGTTTGAGCGATCTGTGGCGTCGTCGTTtgcgacgacggcgacggagcATAAGCTTGCTAAGAAGGAGGATTTGGATCGCATTGCGAACACCTGGAAGGAGTGGGGacaggatgaggatgcgTGGATCTCGATTCCGAGTGCGGAGATTCTATGCTATAAGGAGTGA